In Lotus japonicus ecotype B-129 chromosome 5, LjGifu_v1.2, one genomic interval encodes:
- the LOC130718187 gene encoding WAT1-related protein At1g09380-like gives MTMSNVVPLIAMVIVQFSYAGMNITSKLAIESGMHPLVLVAYRQIFATLSLAPFAYWLERSTAPRMTMPIFLQILLSSLTGVTANQVLYFVGLKYTTATITCALTNLLPAFTIILAVLFRQEYLSFKTKAGIAKVLGTLLSVGGALLLSFYNGKVLDLGESKIHWGYADKLNGTTSSGGGSIGLLGPLAVIASTFVWAIWFVVQANISRNFPAPYTSSFYMCFLASIQSVVIAVGFQHNLAAWSLHNTMRLTSALYAGIISTGLTYALMSWTIERKGALYASIFSPLVLVITAVISWAVLHEKLYMGTAIGSVVIVIGLYSALWGKSKEIKSGTMQETITDDEKDDMNDLELQPYNLPNHACA, from the exons ATGACGATGAGTAATGTGGTTCCACTCATAGCCATGGTGATAGTGCAGTTTAGCTATGCAGGGATGAATATTACCTCAAAGCTTGCAATTGAATCTGGCATGCACCCTCTTGTCCTTGttgcttatcgtcaaatctttGCTACTCTGTCCCTTGCTCCCTTCGCTTATTGGTTGGAACG AAGTACGGCTCCTCGGATGACAATGCCGATTTTTCTCCAGATATTACTATCTTCCTTAACAGG AGTTACAGCAAATCAAGTGTTGTACTTCGTGGGGCTTAAATACACAACCGCTACAATTACATGTGCACTGACAAATTTGCTACCAGCTTTCACAATCATCCTTGCTGTCCTCTTCAG ACAAGAGTATTTGAGCTTTAAGACGAAGGCCGGGATAGCTAAGGTGTTAGGCACATTGCTGAGTGTGGGAGGAGCCCTGCTTCTATCATTTTACAATGGAAAAGTTCTTGATCTAGGAGAGTCAAAGATTCATTGGGGATATGCAGATAAATTGAATGGAACAACCTCCTCCGGTGGCGGATCAATCGGGCTTTTAGGCCCGCTTGCCGTAATTGCTAGTACTTTTGTTTGGGCTATATGGTTCGTAGTTCAA GCAAACATTAGCAGGAACTTCCCTGCTCCTTACACAAGCAGCTTCTACATGTGTTTCTTGGCAAGTATTCAGAGCGTGGTCATTGCAGTGGGCTTTCAACACAATCTCGCAGCTTGGTCACTTCACAACACTATGAGACTCACCTCTGCACTTTACGCG GGAATTATTTCGACGGGGCTAACGTATGCTCTCATGTCATGGACCATTGAGAGGAAAGGTGCTCTTTATGCCTCTATATTCTCCCCTTTGGTTCTTGTCATCACTGCTGTTATAAGCTGGGCTGTGCTTCACGAGAAATTATACATGGGCAC TGCCATAGGTTCTGTCGTGATAGTAATTGGGCTCTATTCTGCTCTGTGGGGAAAGAGCAAGGAGATTAAAAGTGGCACCATGCAAGAAACAATCACGGATGATGAAAAGGATGACATGAATGACCTGGAATTGCAACCCTATAATCTTCCAAACCATGCTTGTGCTTGA
- the LOC130718188 gene encoding ABC transporter I family member 20: MSINGNSVTDATVVIRDLRFTYPGIDGHPPPGSTPLIQDFCLTLHSGDRCLLVGSNGAGKTTILKILGGKHMVEPEMVRVLGRSAFHDTGLSSSGDLCYLGGEWRRDVAFAGFGVSIQMDISAEKMIFGVGGINPERRAELIKVLGIDLSWRLHKVSDGQRRRVQICMGLLKPFKVLLLDEITVDLDVLARADLLSFLKKECDERGATIIYATHIFDGLEDWPTHMVYVAHGKLQLAMPMDKVKENSKLSLMRTVESWLRKERDEDRRKRKERKDAGLPEFEKQVEGSRVAGGDPGRAAVRAVNNGWAAGRLHSTIAGEENFLLSSNRVLR, encoded by the exons ATGAGTATCAATGGCAATTCAGTTACAGATGCAACGGTTGTGATCAGAGATCTGAGATTCACATACCCTGGCATCGACGGCCATCCACCGCCGGGTTCAACTCCGCTCATTCAAGACTTCTGCCTCACTCTCCATTCCGGCGATCGCTGCCTTCTCGTCGGATCCAATGGCGCTG GGAAGACGACGATCCTGAAGATATTGGGAGGGAAACACATGGTGGAGCCGGAAATGGTTCGTGTGCTCGGAAGATCGGCTTTTCACGATACCGGTTTGTCGTCTTCTGGTGATCTCTGTTATCTTGGTGGTGAG TGGAGGCGGGATGTTGCTTTTGCAGGTTTTGGGGTTTCGATTCAAATGGACATTTCTGCAGAGAAAATGATATTTGGTGTAGGTGGGATTAACCCAGAAAGAAGAGCGGAGCTAATTAAG GTATTAGGTATCGATCTTTCCTGGAGATTGCATAAAGTATCTGATGGTCAAAGAAGAAGAGTGCAAATTTGTATGGGTCTACTTAAACCATTCAAG GttcttcttctggatgagaTAACAGTTGACCTTGATGTTCTAGCGAGAGCTGATCTTCTGAGTTTTCTAAAAAAGGAATGTGACGAGAGGGGTGCCACTATTATCTATGCAACTCACATATTTGACGGTCTTGAAGATTGGCCCACACATATG GTTTATGTAGCCCACGGAAAGCTCCAACTAGCTATGCCTATGGACAAAGTCAAAGAAAATAGCAAATTGTCACTGATG AGAACAGTAGAAAGTTGGCTGAGGAAAGAACGAgatgaagatagaagaaaaagaaaagagaggaaGGATGCTGGCCTTCCTGAATTTGAAAAGCAAGTTGAGGGAAGCCGTGTAGCAGGAGGGGATCCAGGGCGTGCTGCTGTTCGAGCAGTGAATAATGGCTGGGCAGCAGGACGATTGCATTCCACCATTGCTGGTGAAGAAAACTTTCTACTAAGCTCTAACCGAGTATTGAGATAG